A single region of the Salipaludibacillus sp. LMS25 genome encodes:
- a CDS encoding exonuclease SbcCD subunit D, whose translation MRLLHTADWHIGRTIEGRDRLPEHEAFFDELIQITKDESVDAILMAGDVFDSVNPPAKGEELFYESMARLADGGNIPIIIIAGNHDHPERLSAARTLLRKQEIYIQGYPTLTPLRVPVQHKDTYLNIAALPYPSESRLKESFSHQEDELVHRDAYDAKIHHLFNTLTRSFSSDEIAIAMSHLFVAGGSGTDSERPIEVGGAYTVRATQLPDNVQYTALGHLHRPQNIKHAKAPARYAGSPLAFSFSETGYAKSVSIIDVEPGKTANIDEVHLSAGKPLVKWHAEEGLSQVQQWMAEKKDANAWIELEVHVTDSLTMEEIYQIKKAYPGILSVRPIFPEFEYEYTVNRKHVPIEELFSQFYKRQTGGAMPDEAVTRLFLELLNEEGGEPS comes from the coding sequence ATGCGTTTACTTCATACAGCTGATTGGCATATCGGGCGAACAATCGAAGGAAGAGATCGTCTCCCTGAACATGAGGCTTTTTTTGATGAATTAATACAAATAACAAAAGACGAATCGGTTGATGCTATTCTGATGGCTGGAGATGTGTTTGATTCGGTTAACCCGCCTGCAAAAGGAGAGGAATTATTTTATGAAAGTATGGCTCGTTTAGCGGACGGAGGTAACATACCGATCATCATTATCGCAGGAAATCATGACCATCCTGAGCGGCTTTCAGCTGCTAGAACATTATTAAGGAAGCAAGAAATTTATATTCAAGGCTATCCAACATTGACACCCCTTCGTGTTCCGGTACAACATAAGGATACGTATTTAAATATAGCAGCATTGCCTTACCCGTCAGAATCTAGACTTAAAGAAAGTTTCTCTCATCAAGAAGATGAGCTTGTTCATAGAGATGCTTATGATGCTAAAATACATCACCTTTTTAACACTTTAACACGTTCGTTTTCATCAGATGAGATAGCGATTGCCATGAGTCACCTATTTGTAGCCGGAGGTTCAGGTACAGATTCGGAGCGACCGATAGAAGTGGGAGGCGCATATACTGTTCGAGCAACTCAACTTCCAGATAACGTGCAATACACAGCTCTCGGGCACCTTCATCGACCTCAAAATATAAAGCATGCAAAAGCACCAGCCCGCTATGCAGGTTCACCATTAGCATTCAGTTTTTCAGAAACTGGTTATGCTAAATCAGTGTCTATTATTGACGTTGAGCCAGGAAAAACTGCTAATATCGATGAAGTCCATTTAAGTGCAGGTAAGCCGCTCGTTAAATGGCATGCTGAAGAGGGTCTTTCCCAAGTACAGCAATGGATGGCTGAAAAGAAAGATGCGAACGCATGGATTGAGCTTGAAGTACACGTAACGGATAGTTTAACAATGGAAGAAATCTATCAAATAAAAAAAGCCTATCCTGGTATACTGTCGGTTCGTCCAATCTTTCCTGAATTTGAATACGAGTATACGGTTAATCGGAAGCATGTGCCGATTGAAGAACTATTTAGCCAATTCTACAAACGGCAAACAGGGGGAGCTATGCCTGATGAGGCAGTCACGCGTCTATTCCTTGAGCTTCTTAACGAAGAAGGAGGCGAGCCTTCGTGA
- the addA gene encoding helicase-exonuclease AddAB subunit AddA, with protein sequence MEISPKPPEAFWTEDQWKAIAAEGNNILVAAAAGSGKTAVLVERIIRKIGDVNEPCDVDRLLVVTFTNAAAAEMRQRIGEAIEKKLEDNPRSLHFQRQLSLLHRAQISTLHAFCMNVIRKYYYLVDIDPNFRILDDTEGELIKEEILDDLFEEEYGKAHNQSFFRLVDQYSGDRSDDKLKQLLLNLYSFSRSHPQPFKWLEEIANNYKVTDVASIDDVYWVQEAMTHVKRQVTFAKQLLNKAKTLAEAVDGPEKYMTLITNELAQIEKLNACDTWQSLYDMFQHVTFSRLPSITKKEVVDPLLKEKAKELRDEAKKVISDLQTAYFMQSPADVMEDLQAMAPSMDTLTKLVKEFSLRFSYEKKEKGVLDFADLEHICLKIFINEETSTTNKLYPSEAALDYVHYFSEILIDEYQDTNLVQETILMLISNGHNAFMVGDVKQSIYRFRLAEPALFMQKYKAFDLTGDQAGLRIDLAKNFRSRKEILSGTNFIFKQLMDEDVAHIAYDDAAELKLGNTSYPDLEGYETELILVNKGESVASTSVSNSRDTDLDTEEDIETSRLEARAMIKKIKELITTSYPIFDKALNTTRPVTYRDIVILMRSMPWADTIMEEFKKSGIPVYAELSTGYFEAVEIKMMMSLLKTIDNPYQDIPLAALLRSPLINMTESELAIIRLHNEKGSYYEALKEVIKEKDQEHQALKKKCEDFIIKLTAWRNKARTGSVSELIWQLWQDTGFFDYAGGMPGGKQRQANLRSFYDRARAYEKTSFRGLFRFLRFIERMQERGDDLGIARALGEQEDVVRIMTIHKSKGLEFPVVFVAGMNKAFNRQDLRGDYLLHKTLGLGSKRIDPDLRVAYPTVQQQVIKQRIASESLAEEMRVLYVALTRAKEKLILIGTVNDADKALTKWMENSEASDWLLPAITREKAASFLDWVAPAVCRHHHAYSFLVAMGYEPLSHTTSEVANDHSKWQLKLLNKEEIGEVESDTSSQDHDFNALVNHFKAVPVKSEDDSHVISQLEWTYPFRDGTAHKAKQSVSELKRLLQDDYSEAVMSTGFQSKYAERPKFLQRKSLRPAELGTVMHTVMQHLTFSPHADRDTVISDLERMVAINMLTTEEAEHVNVEWISTFLQSDIGTKLCHSSDIYREVPFSYGLAASEAYHTWTGQEDDIVFVQGMIDVIFRDNDGELIVLDYKTDRIGKRFTHLSDEQIINHFKERYRYQIDLYSRALADTWREPVKASYLYLFDGDYSVPM encoded by the coding sequence ATGGAGATATCACCTAAACCTCCAGAGGCTTTTTGGACGGAAGATCAATGGAAAGCTATCGCTGCTGAAGGAAACAATATTCTTGTAGCTGCTGCTGCAGGCAGTGGGAAAACAGCTGTGCTAGTAGAACGAATCATTCGAAAAATCGGCGATGTGAACGAGCCGTGTGATGTGGACAGGCTCCTCGTTGTGACGTTTACTAATGCTGCGGCAGCCGAAATGCGCCAACGTATCGGAGAAGCGATTGAAAAGAAGTTAGAGGACAACCCTCGGTCTTTACATTTCCAACGCCAATTATCGTTACTTCATCGCGCACAAATCTCTACATTGCACGCTTTTTGTATGAATGTCATTCGCAAATATTATTATTTAGTAGATATAGACCCTAATTTTAGAATTCTTGACGATACAGAAGGTGAATTAATAAAAGAAGAAATACTAGATGACTTATTTGAAGAAGAATACGGGAAAGCTCACAATCAATCCTTCTTTCGATTAGTAGATCAATATAGCGGTGACCGCAGTGATGATAAGCTAAAACAGTTATTACTGAATTTATATTCCTTCTCACGGTCTCATCCGCAGCCATTTAAATGGCTGGAGGAAATAGCGAATAATTATAAAGTGACTGATGTGGCAAGTATTGACGACGTTTATTGGGTCCAAGAAGCTATGACACATGTGAAGCGTCAAGTGACGTTTGCAAAACAGCTACTGAATAAAGCTAAGACTTTGGCAGAAGCCGTTGATGGACCGGAAAAATATATGACACTCATAACGAATGAATTGGCACAAATTGAAAAGCTCAATGCCTGTGACACGTGGCAATCGCTATATGATATGTTTCAACACGTCACCTTTTCTCGCCTGCCTTCTATTACAAAAAAAGAGGTAGTAGATCCACTTCTGAAGGAAAAAGCAAAAGAGTTACGTGATGAAGCCAAAAAGGTCATCAGTGATTTACAAACGGCTTATTTCATGCAATCACCAGCAGACGTTATGGAGGATTTGCAAGCAATGGCGCCCTCAATGGATACGTTAACAAAGCTTGTAAAAGAGTTCTCCCTCCGGTTTTCTTATGAAAAAAAGGAAAAAGGCGTTCTAGACTTTGCCGATTTGGAGCATATTTGTTTAAAGATTTTTATTAACGAAGAGACGAGTACAACTAACAAATTATATCCATCAGAGGCCGCCTTAGATTACGTTCATTATTTTTCAGAAATTTTAATAGATGAGTATCAAGATACAAATCTTGTACAAGAGACAATACTCATGTTAATTTCTAATGGTCACAATGCTTTTATGGTTGGAGATGTCAAACAATCCATTTACCGGTTCAGACTAGCAGAGCCAGCTCTCTTTATGCAAAAATATAAGGCATTTGATTTAACTGGGGACCAAGCAGGCTTACGTATTGATTTAGCTAAAAACTTCCGAAGCCGGAAAGAGATTCTGTCCGGGACGAACTTTATTTTTAAACAACTTATGGATGAAGATGTTGCCCATATTGCTTATGATGATGCAGCGGAGTTGAAGCTAGGCAATACGTCATATCCTGATTTGGAAGGTTATGAGACAGAGCTCATTTTAGTTAATAAAGGTGAATCAGTAGCTAGTACGAGTGTAAGCAACTCACGGGATACTGACCTTGATACAGAAGAAGATATAGAGACATCGCGCTTAGAAGCGAGAGCGATGATAAAAAAAATTAAGGAACTTATAACGACTTCATACCCCATTTTCGATAAAGCATTGAACACCACCCGTCCAGTCACCTATCGGGATATCGTCATATTAATGAGATCGATGCCATGGGCAGATACGATTATGGAAGAGTTTAAGAAATCTGGTATTCCGGTTTACGCTGAACTTTCCACTGGTTATTTTGAAGCAGTTGAGATAAAAATGATGATGTCGTTGCTAAAGACGATCGACAATCCATACCAAGATATTCCATTGGCGGCGTTGCTTAGATCTCCCCTTATTAATATGACAGAATCTGAATTAGCTATTATACGTCTTCATAATGAAAAAGGCAGCTATTATGAAGCATTGAAAGAAGTCATAAAAGAGAAGGATCAAGAACACCAGGCATTAAAGAAGAAATGTGAAGATTTTATCATTAAATTAACTGCTTGGCGTAATAAAGCACGAACAGGCTCTGTATCTGAACTCATATGGCAATTGTGGCAAGATACCGGATTTTTTGATTATGCAGGAGGAATGCCTGGAGGAAAACAACGTCAAGCTAACTTGCGTTCATTTTATGATAGAGCGAGAGCATATGAGAAAACGTCTTTTCGCGGACTATTTCGGTTTTTAAGATTTATTGAAAGAATGCAAGAGCGAGGGGATGACCTCGGTATTGCTAGAGCCCTCGGAGAACAAGAAGATGTTGTAAGAATAATGACCATTCATAAAAGTAAAGGACTTGAATTCCCTGTCGTATTTGTTGCTGGAATGAATAAAGCCTTCAATCGGCAAGACTTACGAGGAGATTACTTACTTCATAAAACATTAGGGTTAGGTTCTAAAAGAATTGATCCTGATTTGCGAGTCGCTTATCCAACAGTGCAGCAGCAAGTCATTAAACAACGTATAGCGTCGGAATCGTTAGCGGAAGAGATGAGGGTGTTGTATGTAGCTTTAACGCGAGCAAAAGAGAAGTTGATTTTAATCGGTACTGTTAACGATGCAGATAAAGCGTTAACTAAATGGATGGAAAACAGTGAAGCTTCGGACTGGCTTTTACCTGCTATAACCCGTGAGAAAGCGGCTAGTTTCTTAGATTGGGTGGCACCTGCTGTTTGTCGTCATCATCACGCTTATTCATTTTTAGTAGCTATGGGCTATGAGCCGCTTAGTCATACGACTTCTGAGGTAGCTAACGATCATTCAAAATGGCAACTTAAGCTTCTCAATAAAGAAGAAATAGGTGAAGTGGAAAGTGATACGTCATCTCAGGATCATGATTTTAACGCTCTTGTGAATCATTTTAAGGCCGTTCCCGTAAAATCAGAGGACGATTCTCACGTTATTAGTCAGCTAGAATGGACTTATCCATTTAGAGATGGCACAGCCCATAAAGCAAAGCAGTCAGTCAGTGAGCTAAAACGCCTTTTGCAAGATGATTATAGTGAAGCCGTTATGTCAACAGGTTTTCAATCCAAATATGCAGAGCGGCCAAAATTTTTACAAAGAAAAAGTTTACGACCAGCTGAATTAGGGACAGTCATGCATACTGTGATGCAACATTTAACGTTTTCGCCTCACGCTGACCGAGATACGGTCATCAGTGATTTAGAACGAATGGTAGCAATAAATATGTTAACGACTGAAGAGGCTGAACATGTGAATGTCGAGTGGATTTCAACATTCTTACAGTCAGATATTGGCACAAAGTTATGTCATTCCTCAGACATATATCGTGAGGTTCCTTTCAGTTATGGTTTGGCAGCATCTGAAGCTTACCATACATGGACTGGACAAGAAGATGATATCGTGTTTGTCCAAGGTATGATTGATGTTATTTTTCGGGATAATGACGGCGAATTAATTGTGTTAGATTATAAGACTGATCGTATAGGCAAACGTTTTACGCATCTATCAGATGAACAGATCATCAACCATTTTAAAGAACGCTATCGTTACCAAATAGATTTATATAGTCGTGCATTAGCTGATACGTGGAGAGAACCCGTTAAAGCCAGTTACTTGTACTTATTCGATGGCGATTACAGTGTTCCAATGTGA
- the addB gene encoding helicase-exonuclease AddAB subunit AddB, with product MPIHFYLGRSGTGKTTKIQQEILTSSTSDPKGAPIIYLVPEQMTFQAEKNLVPSSGVGMIRTQVLSFSRLALRVLQEVGGAARIHMDKIGVHMLIRKIVEQHKTEFRLFQKATTNQGFIDKMEQMLIELKRYEIDGSKLNEQLQLWRESEPSSSLERSLYDKLYDIQLVLDKVEKELSSTYLTAEDYLHILAEQIPQSRQLENATIYIDGFHSFTPIELTVVKGLVRQCRNIHIALTLDKPVQKDTILHPLDLFYETANTYQQLILACDEANITSIHHHLFQESQRFKAAGLKHLEEQGGRRPVAPSYSHEGIRVISAVNRRGEVEKVAREIKSLVRDHGWRYKQIAILLRNPVDYIDHFETVFSDEKIPFFMDQKRSVLNHPLIEFIRSALEVIQKDWRYETVFRMLKTEFLFPLDSSVREKVDQLENYVLAYGIQGRKWYSGDVWRYRKMATTAEYELDKSDDEVTIEKELNELKNNLLTPVFSFQERLKKASTVEDYCRIIFNLLEDIKAAEKLEQLRHIAVSEDHLRDAREHDQLWGTLLSILDQMVEMSGEEDVHFDLFIKMLETGFEAMEFTIIPPAFDQVMIANMETSRLTDIDCAFIVGANDGVIPAKPDEGSMISEEERENLEKTGMKLAPGAKRQLINENFLMYLAQAIPSSKLYITYPIADEEGRSMQPSMYLNYVMQAFPNLITEMAFNTPIDVEAKEELSFISHPDRTLTHLAFQLQQWRKGYNITPIWWDAYNWFVENDQWHDKAARILSSLTYKNKPTRLSKDLAVKLYGDSLKTSVSRLEQYNACPFSQFANYGLKLKERETFKLEAPDIGTLFHAALKEMAELLRREGKDFSTLSKDEAIIKAKTIVEQLAPKIQREILLSSSRFKYIQQKLEEVVATASTILAEHAKKTGFSPAGLEVGFGPGQQLPPLTFKLDNGGTVELIGRIDRVDQAKDESGVYVRIIDYKSSSKDIKLDEVYYGLALQMLIYLDVVVSFASQWLGTEVSPAGVLYFHVHNPIIQTDQKLSLEQIESKIIKEFKMKGLLSSQPEAIKQMDTSLESGRSDIVPVGFKKDGEVYSDSKVVTPDDYEHLRTYLRQHVKQIGEAILTGDLAISPYMKNGKIPCQFCSYKALCQFDASLETNDYRWLPPQSKETMIATIREKGGHRYGDIT from the coding sequence ATGCCTATTCATTTCTATTTAGGCCGCTCTGGAACAGGTAAAACGACAAAGATACAACAAGAAATTTTGACTTCATCCACGAGTGATCCTAAGGGAGCACCCATTATTTACTTAGTGCCGGAACAAATGACATTTCAAGCTGAAAAAAATCTTGTGCCATCTTCAGGTGTTGGTATGATTCGAACCCAAGTGTTGAGCTTTTCTCGACTGGCGCTAAGAGTCTTGCAAGAAGTAGGTGGCGCTGCCAGAATTCATATGGATAAGATCGGTGTTCATATGTTAATACGAAAAATTGTTGAGCAACATAAGACCGAGTTTCGTCTATTTCAAAAGGCGACAACTAATCAAGGTTTTATAGACAAAATGGAGCAAATGCTGATTGAATTGAAACGTTACGAAATTGATGGATCAAAGCTGAATGAACAATTACAGCTATGGCGTGAATCTGAGCCTTCATCATCACTTGAACGGTCACTTTATGATAAATTATACGACATTCAACTCGTATTAGATAAAGTAGAAAAAGAGCTTTCCTCAACATATTTAACTGCCGAAGATTATTTACACATCTTAGCTGAACAAATTCCGCAATCTCGTCAACTAGAAAATGCAACCATTTATATTGATGGTTTTCATAGTTTTACACCAATTGAATTGACGGTTGTAAAGGGGCTTGTGAGACAATGTCGTAATATACATATCGCCTTGACTCTTGATAAACCTGTACAAAAGGATACCATTCTTCACCCACTCGATTTATTTTACGAAACAGCTAACACATATCAACAACTTATTCTTGCATGTGATGAAGCTAACATAACGTCCATTCATCATCACCTTTTTCAGGAGAGTCAACGATTTAAAGCAGCGGGATTAAAACACCTAGAAGAACAGGGGGGGCGGCGTCCTGTCGCACCATCTTACTCACATGAAGGAATTAGAGTCATAAGTGCTGTAAATCGACGAGGTGAAGTGGAAAAGGTAGCGAGAGAAATTAAATCGTTAGTGCGAGATCACGGGTGGCGGTATAAACAAATTGCCATTTTACTTAGAAATCCAGTTGATTATATAGATCATTTTGAGACCGTGTTTTCGGATGAGAAGATTCCTTTTTTTATGGATCAAAAACGCTCAGTGCTTAATCATCCTCTAATTGAATTTATTCGTTCTGCATTAGAAGTCATTCAGAAGGATTGGCGATATGAGACTGTTTTCCGCATGTTAAAAACAGAGTTTTTATTTCCATTAGACTCTTCAGTTCGAGAGAAAGTTGACCAATTAGAAAACTATGTCTTAGCATACGGCATCCAAGGAAGAAAATGGTATAGTGGTGACGTGTGGAGATATAGGAAGATGGCTACGACCGCAGAATACGAGTTAGATAAATCTGATGATGAAGTAACTATTGAAAAGGAATTAAACGAGTTAAAAAATAACTTATTAACCCCTGTGTTTTCATTTCAGGAGCGTCTTAAAAAAGCGAGTACGGTAGAAGATTATTGTCGAATTATTTTTAATTTACTTGAAGATATAAAGGCGGCAGAAAAGCTCGAACAGCTTCGCCATATAGCTGTTTCAGAAGATCATTTACGCGATGCTCGAGAACATGATCAACTATGGGGAACACTTTTAAGTATACTTGATCAAATGGTAGAAATGAGCGGAGAAGAAGACGTTCATTTCGACTTGTTTATAAAAATGCTTGAGACTGGTTTTGAAGCGATGGAATTTACGATTATTCCGCCAGCATTTGACCAAGTAATGATTGCTAATATGGAAACGTCTCGACTAACTGACATAGACTGTGCCTTTATAGTTGGCGCAAATGATGGGGTTATACCAGCAAAGCCCGATGAAGGGAGTATGATATCTGAGGAAGAACGTGAGAACCTCGAAAAAACAGGGATGAAGCTAGCACCAGGTGCTAAGCGCCAGTTAATAAATGAGAATTTCCTCATGTATTTAGCTCAAGCTATCCCATCATCTAAGTTGTATATTACCTATCCAATTGCTGATGAAGAAGGAAGAAGTATGCAGCCGTCAATGTATCTCAATTACGTGATGCAAGCTTTTCCAAATCTTATAACTGAAATGGCATTTAACACGCCAATAGATGTTGAAGCAAAAGAGGAATTATCGTTTATTTCTCATCCTGATCGAACGTTAACACATCTTGCTTTTCAATTACAGCAATGGCGTAAAGGTTACAATATAACGCCCATTTGGTGGGATGCGTATAATTGGTTCGTTGAAAACGACCAGTGGCATGATAAAGCAGCACGTATTCTTTCAAGCTTGACTTATAAGAATAAGCCGACACGTCTTTCAAAAGATTTAGCAGTCAAACTGTATGGTGATTCGTTGAAAACAAGTGTGTCTAGACTTGAACAATATAATGCTTGCCCGTTTTCACAGTTTGCTAATTACGGACTTAAGCTGAAGGAGCGGGAAACATTTAAATTGGAAGCTCCGGATATTGGGACATTATTTCACGCAGCTCTTAAGGAAATGGCAGAATTGTTAAGGCGTGAAGGGAAAGATTTTTCCACATTATCAAAAGATGAAGCCATAATTAAAGCAAAAACGATTGTTGAACAGCTAGCTCCGAAAATTCAACGGGAAATTTTACTAAGCTCAAGCCGATTTAAATATATCCAGCAAAAGCTTGAAGAAGTTGTAGCAACTGCTTCAACGATCCTAGCTGAGCATGCGAAAAAAACAGGATTTTCACCTGCTGGTTTAGAAGTAGGGTTTGGTCCAGGTCAACAATTACCCCCATTAACATTTAAATTAGACAACGGAGGTACTGTTGAGCTTATCGGTAGAATAGACAGGGTTGACCAAGCTAAAGATGAATCAGGTGTTTACGTACGCATCATTGATTATAAATCGAGTAGTAAAGATATTAAACTTGATGAGGTTTATTACGGGTTAGCCTTACAAATGCTCATCTATTTAGACGTCGTAGTAAGCTTTGCCTCCCAGTGGTTAGGGACAGAAGTCTCACCGGCAGGCGTTTTATATTTTCATGTTCACAACCCAATTATCCAAACAGATCAAAAATTATCTCTAGAACAAATAGAATCAAAAATAATAAAAGAGTTTAAAATGAAAGGCTTGTTATCATCTCAACCTGAAGCGATTAAACAAATGGATACATCGTTAGAAAGCGGACGTTCAGATATAGTACCGGTCGGTTTTAAGAAAGATGGAGAAGTGTACTCAGATTCCAAAGTGGTGACACCTGACGATTACGAACACTTAAGGACTTATCTTAGACAACATGTAAAGCAAATAGGAGAAGCCATTTTAACAGGTGACTTAGCTATCTCGCCTTATATGAAAAACGGAAAGATTCCTTGCCAATTCTGTTCGTATAAAGCATTATGTCAGTTTGATGCATCGCTTGAGACAAATGATTATAGGTGGTTACCACCACAATCTAAAGAAACAATGATCGCCACAATACGTGAGAAAGGGGGCCATCGTTATGGAGATATCACCTAA
- a CDS encoding aromatic acid exporter family protein — protein sequence MFPLKHYTKFIKKPGSRLIKTAIAVFVTSLICLMLGLPAIFAVITAIVTIEPSTQDSIRKGMERFPASAIGAALAAISVYFFGQTATSYTLAAILTIFLCEKFKLRAGTLVATLTAVAMIPDLHDHLIYSFFSRLGTTSIGLVVSTSVNLFILPANYLDTIKKRNHLHVAEINRLLSRLLDTATSRNQTGMRHFDHSSYTLLKRHLEKTEQLLAFQRKELRFHRFKMKKFRMFIKERRTTDYLQRILLHLGNLHYLSPSVSSTLTYYEQTLLKRSQKEFHYLMTHIGKPIIPSFFETIDELNNHLKYEFIHTKPTTITEGDHHQLSEKIIIFYELLSIHDVLEDLYYHLSSDRSNGGNKGALIPSS from the coding sequence ATGTTTCCTCTTAAACATTATACTAAATTTATTAAAAAGCCTGGTAGTCGTTTAATTAAAACAGCCATCGCTGTGTTTGTGACATCATTAATTTGTTTAATGTTAGGTCTTCCAGCCATATTCGCGGTCATTACTGCCATCGTCACAATTGAACCTTCTACACAAGATTCCATCAGAAAAGGAATGGAAAGATTTCCAGCTTCCGCAATTGGTGCTGCATTGGCTGCCATTTCTGTCTATTTCTTCGGGCAAACAGCTACTTCTTATACGTTAGCTGCTATATTGACTATTTTTTTGTGTGAAAAATTTAAACTTCGAGCAGGGACTCTTGTCGCTACTCTAACAGCAGTCGCTATGATTCCAGATCTCCACGATCATTTAATCTATTCTTTCTTTTCAAGACTTGGCACCACCTCTATCGGTTTAGTCGTGTCTACGTCTGTCAATTTATTTATTTTACCCGCAAATTATTTAGACACAATTAAAAAGCGTAATCACCTTCATGTGGCAGAAATTAACCGTTTATTAAGTCGTTTATTAGATACTGCAACTTCTCGCAATCAAACAGGAATGAGACATTTTGATCATTCCTCATACACGTTACTTAAGCGTCATCTTGAAAAAACAGAGCAATTACTAGCATTTCAAAGGAAAGAACTTCGTTTTCACCGATTTAAAATGAAAAAGTTTCGCATGTTTATTAAAGAGAGGCGAACAACTGACTATTTACAACGAATATTACTTCATTTAGGTAATTTACATTATTTATCTCCGAGTGTGTCATCGACTTTAACTTATTATGAGCAAACGTTACTTAAACGGTCGCAAAAAGAATTCCATTATCTAATGACTCATATTGGTAAACCGATTATACCTTCTTTTTTTGAGACAATCGATGAGCTCAACAATCATTTAAAATATGAATTTATTCATACAAAACCAACGACGATTACTGAAGGGGACCACCATCAATTGAGTGAAAAAATCATTATTTTTTATGAGTTGTTATCCATTCATGACGTGTTGGAAGATTTATATTATCACTTGTCTAGTGATCGTTCAAACGGGGGTAATAAAGGGGCATTAATCCCTAGCTCGTAA
- a CDS encoding NAD(P)/FAD-dependent oxidoreductase, with protein MTDFDVVIIGGGVGGLTLALKLAQANIYVLVIEKANQPGKIYKGELLQPKSLENFSEMGVVEEIVANSWPLATIHTYEMKEKKDGSLRTKLYIPLHYHRLYSSFPLARMIPHEKLKELLLSKAKTSHSFTYWNPATFEDFSKVNEQNSEFNEAIIYYKSGYRRITSSFFVGAEGRVSLMRKAMKEHGVTTHYNHQFLTVTFPRPEVFKEARMYATHREFIGLFPLPDNKVRSVMLIKPGDYKRMKDEGLNRFYERFERFVPELTGYLEGITSWKDIQLMIPIRHKTQQYVKSNVAIIGDAAHTVHPMAGEGMNMAIQDGAILGELLTWMY; from the coding sequence ATGACAGATTTTGATGTTGTCATTATTGGTGGGGGTGTTGGTGGGCTGACTCTTGCTTTAAAGCTGGCTCAAGCTAATATTTATGTCCTTGTTATTGAAAAAGCAAATCAGCCAGGGAAAATATACAAAGGCGAATTGCTGCAGCCTAAATCACTTGAAAATTTTTCTGAAATGGGTGTGGTAGAAGAGATTGTGGCAAATAGCTGGCCTCTTGCGACAATCCATACGTACGAGATGAAAGAAAAAAAAGACGGCTCACTCAGGACCAAACTTTATATTCCATTACACTACCACAGACTATACAGTTCATTTCCTTTAGCACGGATGATACCTCATGAAAAGCTTAAAGAGCTTTTGCTGTCTAAGGCTAAAACATCTCACTCATTTACTTATTGGAACCCGGCAACATTTGAAGATTTTTCAAAGGTGAATGAGCAAAACAGTGAATTTAATGAAGCAATCATCTACTATAAGAGTGGCTATAGACGTATCACGTCATCCTTTTTTGTTGGCGCTGAAGGCAGGGTGTCCCTCATGCGTAAAGCGATGAAGGAGCATGGGGTGACGACCCATTATAATCACCAATTTCTAACGGTTACTTTCCCGAGACCTGAGGTATTTAAAGAAGCACGCATGTATGCGACACACCGAGAATTCATCGGATTATTTCCGTTGCCAGACAATAAAGTTCGAAGTGTCATGCTTATTAAACCTGGAGATTATAAACGCATGAAAGATGAAGGTCTTAACAGGTTTTACGAGCGATTTGAACGTTTTGTACCAGAATTAACCGGGTATCTGGAAGGTATAACAAGTTGGAAGGATATTCAATTAATGATTCCAATTCGTCACAAGACTCAGCAATACGTGAAAAGTAACGTGGCGATTATTGGGGATGCTGCTCACACTGTACACCCAATGGCTGGCGAAGGCATGAATATGGCGATACAGGATGGGGCGATATTAGGAGAACTACTGACATGGATGTATTAA